A DNA window from Helianthus annuus cultivar XRQ/B chromosome 15, HanXRQr2.0-SUNRISE, whole genome shotgun sequence contains the following coding sequences:
- the LOC110913379 gene encoding uncharacterized protein LOC110913379 yields MEPKLHPPLTVSNTKNLIPITLEAESTQYSTWSELFRIQCRVYQVLDHLSPKPTTDSDAAKTTTTKPTDDSDSTPKSTTPPPADASWDRLDAVVLQWICSKVSTDLLNTVITLGMTAYDAWTTLASLFNDNKAARALHLTHKLTTTRPENFPNMSAYYEAVKTIADELSNVDCPLDNHRLVLQLLAGLTGAYEGISTILQSKEPLPSFYEART; encoded by the coding sequence ATGGAACCAAAACTCCACCCTCCTCTCACCGTTTCAAACACAAAGAACCTGATTCCCATAACCCTGGAAGCCGAATCAACACAATACTCGACCTGGTCTGAACTATTTCGCATTCAGTGTCGTGTTTACCAAGTTCTCGATCATCTATCCCCCAAACCCACCACTGATTCCGATGCCGCAAAAACTACCACAACAAAACCCACTGATGATTCTGATTCCACACCAAAATCCACCACCCCACCTCCAGCCGACGCATCTTGGGACAGGCTGGACGCTGTTGTCCTGCAATGGATCTGCAGCAAAGTCTCGACCGACCTCCTCAACACCGTCATCACCCTTGGCATGACCGCCTACGACGCCTGGACAACCCTTGCTAGCCTCTTTAATGACAATAAGGCTGCTCGAGCCCTCCATCTCACCCACAAACTCACCACCACTCGACCAGAGAATTTCCCGAACATGTCGGCATACTACGAGGCCGTCAAGACTATCGCGGATGAACTCAGTAACGTTGACTGCCCGCTTGATAATCATCGCCTTGTCTTGCAGCTGCTTGCAGGATTGACTGGCGCTTATGAAGGTATCTCCACTATCTTGCAGTCGAAAGAACCCCTGCCTTCCTTTTATGAAGCCCGGACATAA